A single window of Sphingobacterium sp. ML3W DNA harbors:
- a CDS encoding DUF4293 domain-containing protein, with translation MIQRIQTIYLLVAGLVLFGLFLFPYVHYNDLVGLGKDVKVTGVYGTSAGLPTHETGISYILQIIATVVIGLLPIFTIFKFKNRKTQIKLILLNVVLIILFAVWLYSSASGHLVTVNQFLGAATIGVGFFLLPISIIFLSLALGAIRKDEKLIKSADRLR, from the coding sequence ATGATTCAACGTATTCAAACTATTTATTTGCTCGTGGCCGGACTTGTTTTGTTTGGTTTGTTTTTATTCCCATATGTGCATTATAATGATTTAGTCGGTCTTGGAAAAGATGTTAAGGTAACCGGTGTTTATGGCACTTCAGCAGGCTTGCCTACACATGAGACCGGTATTTCATACATCTTACAGATAATAGCAACGGTAGTTATTGGCTTATTGCCAATTTTTACAATTTTTAAGTTTAAGAATCGTAAGACTCAAATTAAATTGATTTTACTCAATGTTGTATTGATCATATTATTTGCGGTATGGTTATATTCAAGTGCTAGTGGTCACTTAGTGACAGTGAATCAGTTTTTAGGAGCAGCGACTATAGGTGTAGGCTTCTTCTTACTGCCTATTTCCATTATCTTTTTATCGTTAGCTTTAGGTGCTATTCGTAAAGATGAGAAATTAATAAAATCTGCCGATCGATTACGTTAA